One region of Armigeres subalbatus isolate Guangzhou_Male chromosome 3, GZ_Asu_2, whole genome shotgun sequence genomic DNA includes:
- the LOC134220003 gene encoding apolipophorin-3-like, whose product MKRALLEWANRITTFAGECTGPSLLALCYRIYNRASRSKLITWAKVKRAVGTFVLVPYIKIIGKLLDRTSQGSDFGRYEARCDILPTAIDCPKMARLIFTILAVCLVQISLARVVRDAPAQSEENSFFKTLTTIQEKAHDALTGLNQSVLKSLGFQSNDEVVETIQKNTKTYVEQLKTVQTSLEEELKKHSGVFDPIVKQLNDKIDETRKSLAEKNPDLVNRAQEYQENVQTRIQSLLTEAQKTGEQLKESSRGATEQLQTALKQLYDATVNTLQKTVKELEPSKPDQDQP is encoded by the exons ATGAAACGTGCGCTCCTCGAGTGGGCAAATAGAATCACAACCTTTGCCGGCGAATGCACCGGGCCCTCGTTATTGGCTCTGTGTTATCGGATCTACAACAGAGCTAGTCGTTCGAAACTGATCACTTGGGCTAAGGTGAAACGCGCTGTTGGCACCTTTGTGTTGGTGCCGTATATAAAAATCATCGGGAAGCTATTGGATCGAACTAGTCAAGGTTCTGATTTTGGACGGTACGAAGCACGGTGTGATATTCTTCCTACGGCGATAGATTGCCCCAAGATGGCTAGGCTAATATTCACGATTCTGGCGGTTTGCCTTGTTCAG ATATCTTTAGCGCGCGTGGTGCGGGATGCTCCAGCCCAATCGGAAGAAAATTCGTTTTTCAAAACGCTCACTACAATCCAGGAGAAGGCTCACGACGCGTTGACTGGACTGAATCAAAGTGTCTTGAAATCATTGGGATTCCAGTCGAACGATGAGGTTGTGGAGACAATCCAGAAGAACACCAAGACCTATGTGGAGCAACTGAAAACCGTCCAGACATCCCTGGAAGAAGAACTGAAAAAACACTCCGGTGTTTTTGATCCTATCGTCAAGCAGTTGAATGACAAGATCGATGAAACCAGAAAGTCTCTTGCAGAGAAGAACCCTGATCTTGTGAACAGGGCTCAGGAATATCAGGAAAACGTTCAGACTCGAATACAGTCACTGTTGACGGAGGCTCAGAAAACGGGAGAACAGTTGAAGGAATCGAGCAGAGGTGCAACCGAACAGCTACAAACGGCCCTGAAGCAGTTGTACGACGCTACGGTAAACACGTTACAGAAGACCGTTAAAGAGTTAGAACCAAGTAAACCGGACCAGGATCAGCCTTAG